One genomic segment of Paenibacillus durus includes these proteins:
- a CDS encoding nitrilase-related carbon-nitrogen hydrolase, with protein MATVKLALVQFESALMDVAANVRRGLEFVEQASRQGADLIVFPELCITGYNTDVIGDRYHELAEDTGGPTVQAFREAARAHNINIVLGMALKLDEGGTANGAVIIDRTGAVAGTYSKVHLWEDERKYFEPGDVCSPYELDFGKLGVLICYDAGFPEAARTLALQGAKLIVTPSAFSIEDKHRWDIYYPARALENTCFVAGINGVGGDLRLFGNNKLANPKGELIVSGHLNEEDMQVLEINLDEADECSKLTPYLRDLRMDTYGYQA; from the coding sequence TTGGCAACCGTTAAACTGGCGCTGGTGCAGTTCGAAAGCGCACTGATGGATGTTGCCGCGAATGTCAGGAGAGGTCTGGAGTTCGTTGAACAGGCCTCTCGGCAGGGCGCCGATCTGATCGTGTTCCCGGAGCTGTGCATCACCGGATACAATACCGACGTGATCGGCGACCGCTATCATGAGCTGGCCGAGGATACCGGCGGTCCGACGGTTCAGGCATTCCGGGAAGCCGCCCGAGCGCATAACATTAACATCGTGCTTGGGATGGCACTGAAGCTGGACGAAGGAGGGACCGCCAACGGCGCCGTGATTATTGACCGAACCGGAGCCGTCGCGGGTACGTACAGCAAGGTTCATCTCTGGGAGGACGAGCGAAAATATTTTGAACCCGGTGACGTTTGTTCACCGTATGAGCTTGATTTCGGCAAGCTCGGAGTCCTGATTTGTTACGATGCGGGGTTCCCGGAGGCTGCGCGTACCCTTGCTCTGCAAGGGGCGAAGCTGATCGTGACTCCATCCGCTTTTTCGATTGAAGACAAGCACAGATGGGACATTTATTATCCGGCAAGAGCGCTTGAAAATACCTGCTTTGTGGCAGGCATCAATGGCGTGGGCGGCGATCTGCGGTTGTTCGGCAACAACAAGCTGGCGAATCCGAAGGGCGAGCTCATCGTCAGCGGCCATTTGAATGAAGAGGACATGCAGGTGCTGGAGATCAATCTGGATGAAGCGGACGAATGCTCGAAGCTCACACCCTATTTAAGAGATTTGAGAATGGATACTTACGGCTATCAGGCTTGA
- a CDS encoding amino acid ABC transporter ATP-binding protein → MLQIEQVSKQYHGDPILKEVSLDIREGERVVIIGPSGSGKSTLLRCMAGLEPIDGGQILYNGQDVGVSRHVRAEIGMVFQSFDLFQHLNAIQNIMLAPKVVRREKEHEVRARAVQLLERVRLKDRAEHYPEQLSGGQQQRIAIARALAMNPKLMLFDEPTSALDPEMTAEVLDVISDLARDGMTVVIVTHEMEFARRVGDRIIFMDQGKVVEDLPSSQMEEAGKHPRLAQFLNQITQY, encoded by the coding sequence GTGCTGCAAATCGAGCAGGTGTCCAAGCAATACCATGGTGATCCGATCCTAAAAGAGGTCTCTCTTGATATCCGCGAGGGTGAACGTGTGGTTATTATCGGACCTTCCGGTTCGGGCAAGTCAACGCTGCTGAGATGCATGGCGGGGCTTGAACCCATCGACGGCGGACAGATTCTGTACAATGGACAGGATGTGGGGGTATCGCGGCATGTGCGGGCGGAGATCGGCATGGTTTTTCAATCGTTCGATCTGTTCCAGCACCTGAACGCGATCCAGAATATTATGCTGGCTCCGAAAGTAGTGCGCAGGGAAAAAGAGCATGAGGTCCGGGCGCGCGCAGTTCAATTGCTGGAACGGGTACGTCTGAAAGACCGGGCCGAGCATTATCCCGAACAGCTGTCTGGGGGGCAGCAGCAGCGCATCGCGATTGCGCGGGCGCTTGCCATGAATCCGAAGCTGATGCTGTTCGACGAGCCGACCTCAGCGCTTGATCCCGAGATGACGGCCGAGGTTCTGGACGTGATCTCGGATCTCGCCAGAGACGGCATGACCGTCGTCATCGTTACGCATGAGATGGAATTCGCGCGCCGGGTAGGCGACCGCATTATTTTTATGGACCAGGGAAAGGTTGTCGAAGACCTGCCTTCATCGCAGATGGAAGAAGCCGGCAAGCATCCCCGCCTGGCGCAGTTCCTTAACCAGATTACCCAGTACTGA
- a CDS encoding amino acid ABC transporter permease, which produces MELLEGVWAYLGSRAFLDGAVNTMKLTLVSQIVAVLLGFIIALAKMSRWKLLQGLAASYIWIFRGIPVLVQLIFVYTALPQFGIRLTGFQSAFVALALNEAAYMAEIVRSGLASVGKGQHRAANALGMNSWQRMRYVVLPQAFRVIVPPTANQFIGMLKTSAMASVVGYTDLLLTAQQTASANFDYVDTLIAAVIYYLAFTALFTLVQTYLERRMDITRSRTRKPRLFSLMKRGKSIL; this is translated from the coding sequence ATGGAATTATTGGAAGGCGTTTGGGCGTATCTGGGTTCCCGTGCTTTTCTGGATGGAGCCGTAAATACAATGAAGCTCACGCTGGTGTCGCAGATTGTCGCCGTCCTTCTTGGATTCATCATTGCCCTTGCCAAAATGTCAAGGTGGAAGCTTCTGCAGGGCTTGGCGGCTTCGTATATATGGATTTTTCGCGGGATTCCCGTGTTGGTGCAGCTGATCTTTGTGTACACCGCGCTGCCCCAGTTCGGGATCAGGCTGACCGGGTTCCAGTCGGCATTCGTCGCACTCGCGCTTAATGAGGCAGCTTATATGGCGGAAATCGTGCGTTCCGGTCTCGCATCGGTCGGCAAAGGGCAGCACCGGGCGGCTAACGCCCTCGGAATGAACAGCTGGCAGCGGATGAGATACGTCGTTCTTCCCCAGGCGTTTCGCGTCATCGTCCCGCCGACAGCCAACCAGTTCATCGGCATGCTGAAGACCTCGGCGATGGCCTCGGTCGTAGGCTATACCGATCTGCTGCTGACCGCTCAGCAGACCGCCAGCGCCAACTTCGATTATGTCGATACGCTGATTGCGGCCGTCATTTACTACCTTGCCTTTACGGCGCTGTTCACGCTCGTGCAGACATACCTGGAGCGGCGGATGGATATTACCCGTTCGCGAACCCGCAAGCCCCGGCTGTTCTCGCTGATGAAGCGAGGGAAGTCAATCTTATAG
- a CDS encoding ABC transporter substrate-binding protein, translated as MMKNTKMLVCAMLVLVVAVLSACSGTNSANGGQASAPAESSKPQETAAAAAPSFLVEKGFLTYGTAATFPPFEYMVNNEFTGFDIELGQAIAKEMGVEVKIQSMNFDGLIPALQGKRIDIINSAMYIKPEREEQVDFIPYMGLADSIVVKSGNPKGIKSLDDLSDLTVAVTRGAVEEINVREHNEKLKQAGKKEIKILALPTANDAVLATEQGRADAFLHSSPGAAYLQEEKPGVFEIAGSFGADTKIGIAVRKGDTETKTAIEAALKKVVENGTYTQLMEKYHLPAEMSYFK; from the coding sequence ATGATGAAGAACACCAAGATGCTTGTCTGTGCGATGTTGGTATTGGTGGTTGCGGTGTTGAGCGCATGCTCCGGAACAAACAGTGCAAACGGAGGGCAGGCCTCTGCACCGGCCGAAAGCAGCAAGCCGCAAGAGACGGCAGCCGCAGCCGCTCCATCTTTTTTGGTTGAAAAAGGGTTCCTGACCTATGGCACGGCCGCAACGTTTCCTCCTTTCGAATACATGGTGAACAATGAATTCACCGGCTTCGATATTGAACTGGGACAAGCGATTGCGAAGGAGATGGGCGTAGAGGTCAAGATCCAGTCCATGAACTTCGACGGCCTGATTCCGGCCCTGCAGGGCAAACGGATCGATATCATCAATTCCGCCATGTATATCAAGCCCGAGCGGGAAGAGCAAGTAGACTTCATCCCTTATATGGGTCTGGCCGATTCGATCGTCGTGAAGAGCGGCAATCCGAAGGGGATCAAAAGCTTGGATGATCTGTCCGATCTGACGGTTGCCGTCACACGCGGAGCTGTCGAGGAAATCAACGTCCGTGAACATAACGAAAAACTGAAGCAAGCCGGAAAGAAAGAAATTAAAATTTTGGCGCTACCGACTGCCAATGACGCCGTCCTTGCAACCGAGCAGGGCCGTGCCGACGCATTCCTTCACTCTTCTCCCGGAGCGGCTTACCTGCAAGAGGAGAAACCGGGCGTATTCGAAATCGCCGGCTCCTTCGGTGCGGATACGAAGATCGGAATCGCTGTTCGCAAGGGCGACACGGAAACGAAGACAGCCATCGAAGCAGCGCTGAAGAAAGTCGTTGAGAACGGAACCTATACACAATTGATGGAAAAATATCATCTGCCTGCTGAAATGAGCTACTTCAAGTGA
- a CDS encoding GntR family transcriptional regulator yields MSRIPTFVTASEHVYSVLKQWVLSGELAPGEKIDQDAVAARLGVSKMPVRSALDKLAAQDLVLLHSHRGVTVTPLSAEHLEDIYLVRCNLEGLAVQLATELLTPEDAAVLNGMIQKQEELANHHSLDTEAILAANREFHMFIYSLAQRPVLLSIIERLWEQSERYRRILLIQPGMVDGSLNEHRRLVELMTLKQAEEASRYLVEHNRKTQQVVLSVMQNNQN; encoded by the coding sequence TTGAGTAGAATCCCAACCTTTGTTACCGCGTCGGAGCATGTGTACTCCGTTCTCAAGCAGTGGGTGTTATCCGGCGAATTGGCTCCTGGCGAGAAAATCGACCAAGATGCTGTCGCTGCCCGTCTCGGGGTAAGCAAAATGCCCGTCCGCAGCGCGCTGGACAAGCTGGCAGCCCAGGATCTGGTTCTGCTGCATTCACACAGGGGCGTAACGGTCACCCCATTGTCGGCGGAGCATCTCGAAGATATTTATCTGGTCCGTTGTAATCTGGAAGGCTTGGCCGTACAGCTTGCGACAGAGCTGCTAACGCCGGAGGATGCTGCCGTCCTTAACGGCATGATTCAGAAGCAGGAGGAACTGGCCAATCACCACAGCCTCGACACCGAAGCCATTCTGGCCGCCAACCGCGAGTTTCATATGTTCATTTACAGTCTTGCACAGCGTCCTGTGCTGTTGTCGATCATTGAACGGTTATGGGAGCAGAGCGAACGATATCGCCGCATTCTTTTAATCCAGCCCGGAATGGTTGACGGTTCTCTTAACGAGCATCGCCGGCTGGTGGAGCTCATGACCCTCAAGCAGGCGGAGGAAGCCAGCCGTTATCTAGTCGAACACAATCGGAAGACCCAGCAAGTTGTACTGAGTGTAATGCAAAACAACCAGAACTGA
- a CDS encoding mandelate racemase/muconate lactonizing enzyme family protein, whose amino-acid sequence MLISQIDVFRCDLPLSPPFTHSSSGTVTHLKEIYLRITADSGVTGWSEVRGNCEYVTGDTPERVAAVLTHTLGPALLGKPVMNRNRINAQLDKLINGNSAARAAVDIALLDLMGKQLKVSVADLLGGRLRDSIPSDATIAFGTPDEAEEEAVRYLQDGFRTIKVRVGPDRAADLERVRRARAVIDSLGLGGEVLLCVDANQGWTPKQASLRLRELEALGVEWVEQPVPADDFSGLKQVRQQTRAAVVADESCRTCADVARIAAEGAADIVHLKLVKAGSVANLLRMMAVAESFGIPYMLGQMDEGRLATAALLQIAAASRASHFEVWGFQRVRPEDDPAGALTVSNGAVSVPEGFGLGVTVDESRLTNIASLSAGAT is encoded by the coding sequence ATGCTTATTTCACAAATTGATGTGTTCAGATGTGACCTCCCGCTCTCTCCCCCATTCACTCATTCTTCTTCCGGAACCGTCACTCATCTAAAAGAAATCTATCTGCGCATTACAGCCGATTCCGGCGTTACCGGCTGGAGCGAAGTGCGCGGAAACTGCGAATATGTTACCGGCGATACGCCCGAACGGGTGGCGGCGGTTCTTACGCATACACTGGGCCCCGCACTGCTCGGAAAGCCCGTGATGAACAGAAATAGGATCAACGCCCAGCTCGATAAGCTGATTAACGGCAACAGCGCGGCCCGCGCCGCGGTAGATATTGCCCTGCTCGATCTCATGGGCAAGCAGTTGAAAGTGTCCGTCGCCGATCTGCTGGGGGGACGGCTGCGGGATTCCATCCCGAGCGATGCCACGATCGCCTTCGGCACACCGGATGAAGCTGAGGAGGAAGCGGTCCGGTATTTGCAGGACGGCTTTCGGACCATTAAGGTGAGAGTCGGCCCGGACCGGGCCGCTGATCTTGAACGGGTGCGGCGGGCCAGAGCCGTCATCGACTCACTCGGGCTTGGCGGAGAAGTTCTTCTGTGTGTCGATGCCAATCAGGGGTGGACGCCCAAGCAAGCGTCCCTCCGCTTGAGGGAACTCGAAGCGCTTGGTGTGGAATGGGTAGAGCAGCCCGTGCCTGCTGACGACTTCTCCGGTCTGAAACAGGTCCGGCAGCAGACACGGGCCGCCGTTGTGGCCGATGAGAGCTGCCGCACCTGCGCGGATGTCGCCCGGATTGCCGCCGAGGGCGCGGCCGATATTGTTCACTTGAAGCTCGTCAAGGCGGGGTCTGTCGCCAATCTGCTGCGGATGATGGCGGTCGCCGAATCCTTCGGCATCCCGTATATGCTCGGGCAGATGGACGAGGGTCGGCTCGCTACCGCCGCTCTGCTGCAAATCGCGGCGGCTTCGCGCGCCAGCCACTTTGAAGTATGGGGATTCCAGCGGGTCCGTCCCGAAGACGATCCCGCCGGCGCGCTTACGGTGTCGAACGGAGCTGTATCGGTTCCCGAAGGCTTCGGACTGGGCGTCACCGTCGATGAATCCCGTTTGACCAATATCGCCAGCCTGTCCGCTGGCGCAACGTAG
- a CDS encoding quinone oxidoreductase family protein produces the protein MKAMVIDGFGGAEKLRLMELPDLSPAPGNLTIDVAYAGVGYADILLRRGEFGSSFSMPLVPGLEVSGYVRAIGEGVEGFYVGQPVASMTLLNLGGYAAMASVRASLTVPLDTLGSELDLATAAASIVNLTTAYMAIKDVNRMQAGSTVLIHAAAGGLGSFLSQVAKRLGAKHVMGTVGSTGKLKLAESLGYDELFLRDEFVERVLHATGGAGVDAVFDPVGGEARSRSLQVLSPLGQLVVVGNASGEPDMLQSTNGLWINNQAIAGFSLGGYAETAPDKVGAAAKEALGMLARGELHSEVSGVYPLEQVAETHLLLEKKNTIGKIVLKIQ, from the coding sequence ATGAAAGCGATGGTTATAGACGGATTTGGCGGTGCAGAAAAATTACGGCTCATGGAATTGCCCGATCTCAGTCCAGCTCCCGGGAATCTCACGATTGACGTGGCTTATGCAGGCGTTGGATACGCGGACATATTGTTGCGCCGGGGCGAATTCGGTTCTTCATTCTCAATGCCGCTTGTACCTGGACTCGAAGTGTCCGGATATGTTCGAGCGATTGGGGAAGGAGTAGAAGGCTTTTATGTCGGTCAGCCCGTTGCATCGATGACGCTGCTGAATCTTGGGGGCTACGCGGCAATGGCGAGTGTAAGAGCTTCGCTGACCGTACCGCTGGATACGCTCGGTTCGGAGCTTGACCTGGCAACAGCAGCCGCATCCATCGTCAATTTAACGACCGCCTACATGGCGATAAAAGACGTGAACCGGATGCAGGCGGGGAGTACCGTGCTCATTCACGCTGCTGCCGGAGGGCTTGGAAGCTTTCTTAGTCAAGTAGCAAAGCGGCTGGGAGCAAAGCATGTGATGGGTACGGTCGGCAGTACCGGGAAATTGAAGCTTGCCGAATCTCTTGGTTATGATGAGCTCTTTCTCCGGGATGAATTTGTTGAACGTGTTCTTCACGCGACAGGGGGAGCAGGCGTTGATGCCGTCTTCGATCCGGTGGGAGGAGAAGCACGCTCCCGCAGTCTCCAAGTACTTAGCCCTCTCGGACAATTGGTCGTTGTGGGGAATGCGAGCGGTGAACCGGACATGCTTCAATCAACGAACGGTTTATGGATCAACAATCAAGCGATTGCCGGGTTTTCGCTCGGCGGGTACGCTGAGACCGCTCCGGACAAGGTAGGAGCAGCGGCGAAGGAAGCGCTAGGCATGCTGGCGCGCGGTGAGCTTCACTCCGAGGTGTCAGGCGTTTATCCATTGGAACAGGTAGCGGAGACACATCTCCTTTTGGAGAAGAAGAATACCATTGGAAAGATCGTTTTGAAGATTCAATAA
- a CDS encoding helix-turn-helix transcriptional regulator, with amino-acid sequence MEVRKLKALGQFLRSRRERIQPAMVGISGKYGRRRTPGLRREEVAELAEVSTTWYTWLEQGREVRVSKDVIERIGRALLLSPEEHLHLKRLANYDRMTDPSASPMNGIDTGLRQIVEQIRYPAIIATFRTDVLVWNRMASIFLTDFDSLPKEECNMTRLVFTDSSLRQNIANWDEFARYGLAILRSYYDQHPDDPVLEEFVQGLCNDSPLFAEFWQLHDVQDKKAVRFELNHPEAGPLTFTLNSFSHINGNSDIHLCVYTPEEGTLTEQHMLEFTGQSIL; translated from the coding sequence ATGGAAGTACGGAAGCTTAAAGCGCTAGGCCAGTTTCTGAGATCGCGCCGGGAGCGGATACAGCCTGCCATGGTTGGTATCAGCGGGAAGTATGGCCGCAGAAGAACTCCAGGTCTTCGCCGGGAAGAAGTTGCCGAGTTAGCTGAAGTGAGCACGACCTGGTATACGTGGTTGGAGCAGGGCCGGGAAGTTCGTGTATCTAAAGATGTTATCGAAAGAATAGGAAGAGCACTACTGCTATCGCCGGAAGAGCACCTGCACCTTAAGCGGCTGGCAAATTATGATCGGATGACCGACCCCAGCGCATCACCAATGAATGGAATAGACACGGGGCTGCGGCAGATTGTCGAACAGATTCGTTATCCTGCCATTATCGCCACATTCCGGACAGATGTATTGGTTTGGAACCGTATGGCTTCTATATTTTTAACGGATTTCGATTCGCTTCCCAAGGAAGAATGCAATATGACACGTCTTGTATTCACCGATTCTTCTTTGCGCCAGAACATAGCCAACTGGGACGAGTTCGCCAGGTACGGCTTAGCGATCCTCCGTTCTTATTACGACCAGCATCCGGATGATCCTGTGCTCGAGGAATTCGTTCAAGGACTATGTAACGACAGCCCATTATTCGCAGAGTTCTGGCAGCTGCATGATGTGCAGGATAAAAAGGCCGTCCGATTTGAATTAAACCATCCCGAGGCTGGACCGCTAACCTTTACACTGAATTCTTTCAGTCATATAAACGGCAATTCCGATATCCACCTCTGTGTCTACACTCCCGAAGAGGGTACATTGACCGAACAGCATATGTTGGAATTTACCGGGCAATCCATCCTTTAA
- a CDS encoding vWA domain-containing protein, with amino-acid sequence MARKGKAFMVLGVIAVAVFVLVYFGISLTSNLGKTETQVTAEGAAKQLDKLYKSISLTAAEPIKGQIDLDPATVGDSLPDISKFPISVANTTDSFVEIFSSTEKSGTGVDGWLNEVATDFNKSNIVVNGKPVSVKIRNIASGTAADYIKSGKYVPDAFTPSNELWGEMVKAQGIQTQLISKRLVGNVAGIVSTKKKYDELVDKYGSLNVKTVTDAIADNELALGYTDPFASSTGLNFLVTTLQTFDSSDLLGEKAVQGFERFQANVPFIASTTLQMRDAAKTGMLDAFVLEYQTYVNAPDLKSGYVFTPFGVRHDSPLYALGNLPQDKLDMIKKFAEFAKQDKYQKLAEDKGFNGLKDYHSELDAVDGTLLSSAQKLWKEKKNGNKPIAAVFVADVSGSMDGEPLNRLKESLLRGQKYLGRDNSIGFVSYSSEVSINLPIAKYDANQQSMFVGAVNSLQAGGGTATFDGIVVAMKMLRDELAANPDVKPVIFVLSDGETNEGHSLDDIRGLIETFKIPVYTIGYNANIKALQSISSINEAASINADTDDVVYKIGNLLNVQM; translated from the coding sequence ATGGCTAGAAAAGGTAAAGCGTTCATGGTGTTAGGGGTTATCGCAGTGGCCGTTTTTGTTCTTGTGTATTTTGGGATCAGTTTAACATCCAATTTAGGCAAAACCGAGACACAGGTAACTGCAGAAGGCGCAGCCAAGCAACTGGATAAACTGTACAAAAGCATTTCTTTAACTGCCGCAGAGCCAATAAAGGGTCAGATCGATCTTGATCCTGCGACTGTCGGCGATTCATTGCCCGATATCTCCAAGTTCCCTATTTCGGTGGCCAACACAACGGACAGTTTCGTAGAGATTTTCTCTTCCACAGAGAAATCAGGGACTGGTGTTGACGGGTGGTTGAATGAAGTAGCGACAGATTTCAATAAGTCCAATATTGTGGTGAATGGGAAGCCTGTTTCTGTCAAAATCCGTAATATTGCTTCGGGAACAGCCGCAGATTACATAAAGTCGGGCAAGTATGTGCCGGATGCCTTCACTCCTTCCAATGAGCTCTGGGGAGAAATGGTTAAAGCGCAAGGTATCCAAACTCAGCTTATATCTAAGCGTCTTGTCGGCAATGTAGCTGGTATTGTATCAACCAAGAAAAAATATGATGAGCTGGTGGATAAGTACGGTTCTTTAAACGTCAAGACGGTTACAGACGCTATAGCGGATAACGAGTTGGCTTTGGGGTACACCGATCCTTTCGCCAGTTCTACGGGTTTAAACTTTCTGGTGACTACCCTTCAGACTTTTGACAGCTCTGATTTGCTTGGAGAAAAAGCGGTTCAGGGGTTTGAGCGATTCCAGGCCAATGTCCCTTTTATCGCATCCACAACTTTACAAATGCGTGATGCGGCTAAGACGGGGATGCTTGATGCTTTTGTCCTGGAGTACCAAACCTATGTCAATGCGCCGGATCTGAAGAGCGGCTATGTATTCACTCCTTTTGGGGTAAGGCATGACAGTCCGCTGTACGCTTTGGGGAATTTGCCTCAAGATAAACTGGATATGATTAAGAAGTTTGCGGAGTTCGCGAAGCAGGATAAGTATCAGAAATTAGCTGAGGACAAAGGATTCAATGGTCTTAAGGATTACCATTCAGAGCTTGATGCGGTTGACGGTACTCTCCTATCCTCTGCTCAAAAGTTGTGGAAGGAAAAGAAGAACGGGAATAAACCGATTGCGGCGGTATTTGTAGCCGATGTGTCCGGGAGTATGGATGGCGAACCGCTAAACCGGTTGAAAGAGTCGTTATTAAGAGGTCAAAAGTACCTCGGCAGAGACAACAGCATTGGTTTTGTTTCTTACTCCAGTGAAGTTTCAATCAACCTTCCGATTGCGAAGTACGACGCGAATCAGCAGTCTATGTTTGTTGGAGCAGTCAACAGCCTTCAGGCCGGCGGCGGCACAGCTACTTTTGACGGTATTGTGGTGGCAATGAAAATGCTTCGGGATGAGCTGGCGGCTAACCCTGATGTTAAACCTGTGATCTTTGTCTTAAGCGACGGGGAAACGAATGAAGGGCATTCGCTCGATGATATCCGGGGGTTAATTGAGACCTTCAAGATTCCGGTATACACGATAGGCTACAATGCGAATATCAAGGCGCTTCAAAGCATTTCAAGTATTAATGAGGCGGCCAGCATCAACGCGGATACAGACGATGTTGTGTATAAGATCGGTAATTTGCTCAACGTTCAAATGTAA
- a CDS encoding toxic anion resistance protein, translated as MSFSMEVINPEKIKSAIEEQVKPVPEEVAQLKELAVNNVSTILELDIDSLEKRKEILQSIDNFGINTMRSSSEKNSLLQVSVGNLSRTGDEGGQVAKGLTELQLQLKDLDPSVVDFAKSGFLGKFFNPLRSYFAKYQKADAVISDIITSLDKGKSVLKNDNTTLEFEQQALRELTKKLQKEIQLGMLMDEEIESQIEAAKSRNESEDKIRFIKEEVLFPLRQRVMDLQQMQVVNQQGIMAIEVVIRNNKELIRGVDRARNVTISALKISVTVASALYNQRIVLKKIELLNQTTNDLISGTSKMLKDQGAAIHKQSLETSISVDTLKQAFTDVLSALDSISTYKQEALPKMRETINQFRELADTGEQQIQRLEKGQKLGL; from the coding sequence ATGTCATTTTCAATGGAAGTCATCAATCCGGAGAAGATTAAGTCGGCTATTGAGGAGCAGGTTAAGCCTGTGCCCGAGGAAGTAGCCCAGCTAAAGGAGCTGGCGGTAAACAATGTCTCCACGATCCTTGAACTGGATATTGATTCACTGGAGAAGCGGAAAGAGATCCTGCAATCCATTGATAATTTCGGCATAAATACGATGCGGTCATCGTCGGAGAAAAATTCTCTTTTGCAGGTGTCTGTGGGGAACCTATCCAGAACGGGCGATGAAGGCGGTCAAGTCGCCAAGGGGTTAACCGAGCTGCAGCTCCAGTTGAAGGATTTAGACCCGAGTGTTGTGGATTTTGCCAAAAGCGGATTTCTGGGCAAGTTCTTTAACCCATTGCGCAGCTACTTTGCCAAGTATCAAAAGGCGGATGCTGTCATTTCGGACATTATTACTTCTTTGGATAAGGGCAAGTCTGTATTAAAGAATGATAATACGACTTTGGAGTTTGAACAGCAGGCGCTTCGGGAGCTCACTAAAAAGCTGCAAAAGGAAATCCAGCTTGGCATGTTGATGGATGAAGAAATTGAGTCTCAGATTGAAGCGGCAAAATCACGTAATGAGTCGGAAGATAAAATCCGGTTCATTAAAGAAGAAGTGCTGTTTCCGCTGCGTCAGCGCGTGATGGACCTGCAGCAAATGCAGGTGGTTAATCAACAGGGGATCATGGCGATCGAAGTGGTAATCCGAAATAATAAAGAGCTGATTCGCGGGGTGGACAGAGCCCGAAATGTCACGATCTCCGCCCTAAAAATCTCGGTTACCGTAGCCAGCGCGCTTTACAATCAAAGAATTGTCTTGAAAAAGATTGAGCTTCTTAACCAAACCACTAACGATCTGATAAGCGGCACCTCCAAAATGCTGAAAGATCAAGGCGCGGCGATCCATAAGCAGTCTCTGGAAACGAGTATTTCGGTAGACACTTTAAAGCAGGCTTTCACCGACGTGCTGTCCGCTCTAGATTCTATCAGCACTTACAAGCAGGAGGCCCTTCCCAAAATGCGTGAAACCATCAATCAGTTCAGAGAGCTGGCGGATACCGGAGAACAGCAGATACAGCGTCTGGAGAAAGGGCAGAAGCTGGGTCTGTAG